The Meriones unguiculatus strain TT.TT164.6M chromosome 3, Bangor_MerUng_6.1, whole genome shotgun sequence genomic sequence CTCTATTCCTCTGAGGAACACGGCTGTGCCTGAAGATCTGGGAAAGCAGGAAACAGCTGGCCACCCCAGGGACAAGGCTTCAGCTCCAGTTACTACTCAAGCATGATAAAGGTCCACAGCCCATCATGTGCAATGTCAGTTTGGGCTCCGTGATTCACAGGTGACACGGCAGGAAATGCAAGTCCTTTTTTATAAGCACCCTATTTCGGGGGCCATGGAAGGAAGGATATACAGTGGTGAATTTAAACACAGAAATCTAACTCATTAGGTTACACACAACCAACATCCACTCCAAGTGGAAAGGACATTTTCCTAAGTTCCACATATAAAAATCAGATGCACTCCTGGTCAAAAAACTCACAGTGGACTGAAGGCAATATAGCAAATAATGCCTTTCCCAGTGCGTTCCAGAGAACACTGAAGAGATGCCATTGGGCTAGGGCTATGGCTCAGGGCACTTGCCCAGGAGGCAGGGGACACTATTTAGCCCATAGCACCAAGAAAATAAGTAATCTTCACCAGTATGTGTGTCCATCCTTCCAGAACCTTCTACACATTGTATAAGCATGGATTTGTATGATCTCATTTTTTATATATGAAcagtgtactggctggttttgtgtgcaaacttgacacaagctagagtcatcggagaggaaggagcctcagttgaggaaaggtctctataagatccagctgtaaggcattttcttagtcaGTGATCaataggggagggcccagccctctgtaggaggtgccatccctgggtaggtggtcctgggttccataagaaggcaggctgagcaagcctgaggagcaagccagtgagcagcacccctccatggcctctagaTCAGCCcttacctccaggttcctgccctgagttcctgtcctgacttcctttagtaATGAACAGCATAAGGAAGTTCTTTCCCCAACTgtctttttggtcatggtgttacaCTGTAGCAAGACAGATAGGAAATATAAAACTCTAAGACCTAtaggaaatataaaaataagctaTAATTTAACTTTTAGTCTACAAAATTTCTAACAGTGATATAAACCCCTTCAAACCacaaagaagatctcagaagtaTGTGACAGTATTAAAACTTGATGCACAAATAACTTTTCTGGAACTGTAAATACCAGTTGGGAGAATCAATGTTCTAGATCAATAGCCAGCAGTCTTTCTGAAGAGGACCATCAACAAATATTTCTAGCTTTGTGAGCCTATCTGTATCATGTGTtgtttcttggattttgttttgttggttgagtAGTTTTTATTACAGTCTTCCTCTGGCAATATAAAGAGCAATTTTAGCTTCAGCAAGAAAAAGAACAGGGCTGTGGGGGGTAGTGAGTTGGCTTAGGGGGTAAGGGCACTTGCTACCAGGCTTGATAACCTAAGCTCAATCCCCAGGATCCACTTAGTAGGAGGAGAAAACCCATCCCCAGAAAGTTCTCTCTGAGCCTCATAGGGATGTATCTGTACTCataaatgtacacacataaataaataaataaataaatacaaatgtatgAAAGAGTAGCTATGCCAGGGGCATGGTGGCCCTCCCCtttaatttccagcactcaggaggcacaggctgatggatctcttgagttcaagggcagcctggtctacagagcaatttctaggacaatcaaggctacacagagaaaccctgtctcaaaaaaataaaaacaaaaggactcTATTTTCAGagatattttggtttgtttttggtttgggtgttttgagacagggtttctatgtgtagccctagctgttctggaactttctttgtagaacaggctggcctataaacccagagatctgcctggctttgcctcctgggggctggaattaaaggcctacCATACCTGACTCCAAgagttaggttttgttttgttataattgTCTTTTTAACTGGATaccatttctggcctccacacccacacacacgtgcacatatccATACAACAGACCGacatgagtacacacatacaaaaaaggcATCGGAATCAGACTAAGCAGTAGACCCTACCAATGCCTACTTCTTAGCTATGATACTAAACTATATTTCTAGATGTTTCCAATGGAAGAAGCCAGGTAAAGACTAAAAGGGACCTCTGAGCTATTTTTACAAATTCCTacaatctatattttaaaaataaagaaggttTAGGAAAATTGATTTTAGATCTTGTCCCAAAACATCGTGAGTAATGTCAAAGGTAACAAACAGCTACAAACCAGTCTGGCGCAGGAGTGGAATGTCATCAGCCACAATGGCTGGGCAAGTTTGCACAGGCTGTGGGGTCCTTTCCAAACCTTGATCAATCAGCTCTGAGATCTGCAGCAGAGATTGGGAAAGAGCGTCATGTTGACAGGTGTCTAATCTGGTTACACTGATCATAAAGCCTCGGTTATCTCAGATCATCTCATTAAAATCACCTACAGGCCATACATTTCCACAATCACTTCCTACATGGCCCAGGACTGTGTGGTGCTAATTAGTTTACCAACCTGTAAGCACTGACTTATTTATGTCTACTTCCTCCACAAACCATGACTTGCGGCACAAGACGCAtcttgagccaggtgtggtgttacacgcctataatcccagaccCAGGATCAGAACggcaggctagcctgggctacatgagagtcTGCCGTGACCTCTGTCCCACATCTTGTTTGTCTTATATTAATCATCAAAAGCTGAGTTTCGGCAGCTTCTTCAGTCACAGAGCAAGTCAGGAACAAACCAGTAACAACATTCTTGAGGTTGAGGGAGGAGGTTTGTTTTCTGACTCAAGGATAGTCAAAGAAGCTCAGAGTTTCTATTTGTGTGTCACAAAGTCCCTCAAATGCAGGAATTTAATCCATAAAGGTTTCTACAGTTACTTGATTCTACTTGTTAGTCACCTAAGACATTATAACTCTGTGATTTATAACAGAATAGAGAGGTCAGGCTCTTCAGGcttttttatttggttggttggttggttggttggttggttggttggttggtttggtttggttttcgagacagggtttctctgtgtaacagccctggctgtcctggaactcactttgtagagcaggctggcctcgaactcacagagatctgcctgcttctacccgcagagtgctgggactaaaagtgtaAGCCAGTACAGCTGGCTGAGGTCAGGCACTTGCATGAGGAAAGCAGTGTACTGTTATGTAAGGCCCTGTTAGAATTCTCTGTTAGcaggagtggtggcacaagcctttgtTCTGAGTGCTCAAGGAGATacaggcaggagcatctctgagttcaaggctagcctggtctacagagaaagttccaggacagccagggcgacacagagaaaccctgtctcaaaaacctagtaaaataaaatagaatgttcACTGTATCAAGCACTAAGAATGATGAGTGTTTTCAGGCAGTCACCCACAGCAGCATTTTGGGACTCTTCAGCATTGAAGCAAAGCACAGGGTAAGTACTCTGTATTTCACAGTTCTCAGTAAGTTTATTAATATACATTTCCTTCGAAAGGCACaatggagcacacctttaatcccagcacttgggaggcagaggcaggtggatctctgtgagtttgaggccagcctggtctacaaagcaagttccaaaaTAGCCAGGGCGACACAGAAAAACCTctggagaaaacaacaacaaaaaaattctttccaataAATATTTCAGACAGTGTCAACCAAAGCAGCCCGATGACAAAAACAGATACATCCAGAGGTCAACAATGCTGTCTAAAACACAACAGGAGCCTTCAGGATCCCAGAGCCACCAAGGATTCCTCAGGGTCAGTCACCTGAACAGGCTGGGAAGCCAGTTTAACCCTCAGAACCTCTGCAAAGCCATCACCAAACCAGCATGTGACATGTGCTATGTCTACAGTGAAGAAGAAAAGGCGGTCCTGACAGAGCTTCCGGCGGTACACAGACCGAGGATCAGCAGACAGCACAGCCTCAATGGCACATTTCGCTTCCTCTGTGGACCGAAAGTATTTGAATGACATCTGACCAGCGTCTGCAACGAGAAAGACACAGGCTTGTACTTACACGGTGCGGGTTAAACTTCCAAACAGTGAGTTTCAGCATAAAATGCGGTTGCTTCGCATGGCACACGAAATGAACAGGGTCTGGAAACCTAGTCATTTCAGAGACTATTATCTTCATAAAGTATTTACTATAATTAGAGTTAATCTGTGCATcgctaaatttttttcttttactgaacaAAATCCTAATGGTGTACTTTTAACAGGTCTCCAAAACAGGAgaagcaagctttttttttttttttttgtccaccaAATACCAGTTTCTATATTCACTCTATAACTTAACTCTTGTCATTTTCCCAGTGGAAGAGCCATGGTTAAGGAAACAAGTGGCATTCCCAGTATTCTCAAAGCGGCCCACTACCCACCCCtgacacttttaatcccagcacttgttaggcaggcaggcagatctctgggagtttaaggtcagcctgatctatacaGTAAACTCCAGGCCATTTacaggggagggagagagtgaaggAATAAGGGGCAAAAACTAAGCATCCAAACCCCACTGCCGGAAGCAATGCCacattcctcacagacagagagtgtaaaacaaaacttcaaaagACCCATTAGAAGCTCAGCACCTTAGAGAGGGCCAAACACTGTGCCACCCAATCTTGTATTTCAGTAAAGAGACCTCACCTCTCCAAGTGACGAAACCTCCCATGTGCATGCATTCTTTAacatatttcagtttttaaatgtaGTATAcatggggtctggagagatagcttagcatGTAAGAGCaaaactctcacacacataaagtagtatgtgtgtgtgtgtgtgcatgtactttTTTAAGGGACTGATGAGatggcctgacaacctgagttcaatacccagtgGTGGaagaagaactgactcctgcaagttgttctctgacaccCACACAGGTACTATGGTGTGCTCaggtgcaacacacacacacacacacacacacacacacacacagaatgtatATTCCGGGATatttttggtttgagacagggtctctctatgtagccctggcttgcttggaacttgctaggtagatcaggctgactccccagtgctaggatgaaAGTTGTGTGTCAACATGCCTGACCAAAGATTTTTTAAATGGCATATTGTCGAGGAATATCTTGTGTGTTGTATGGATGAAGGGCTGCCAATAAAAATCTGATTGGCCAATTAGCTGGAAAGTATGGGGGGGGCAGAACTTCCTGGTAGAGAGAAAAGAactctgggaagaggaaagaaggtcTTTTTTGATAGGAGACAAGGAGGGAGACAGACGTGTTTGTGGGCCTGGGAGGATAAGTGACCACATGCCTGGATGAGGAAAAGTGGAAAGCTTAACTCAGATGAGCTAGTTGAGTCTGCCCAGCTAAGGCCTAAGCTGGGCCTTAGGTCTTGGTGTCTTGATTTTTATGATGTAAAGGCTGCTCAGGGGCGTAGGTCTTTCTTCATCAGAAGACATAAGCCGCCGGACTTCAACAGCATTAAAACTCCATGTGGCCTCATGCCCTTGCTGTAGCCTCTAGGACCCTCCTCAGTTCATTTTGCCACACGGCCTCTCTAGGAGCTACACACACCTCCTCTTGGAGCTGTGCACCCTTTTCCTGGTCAAGCTGACCCGCTCCATCTCCTTGTTGTCTGCTCTCATGTGTCTCCTCAGCAAGGCTTCCTCTGGTCATCTATTTCCAAATGCAACCTGCTAACACTACCTTTCTCTTTGCTCTGTCCTATGCCACCGTCACCTTCTAAcagtgtatgtttctgtgtgcttTGCCCAGCAGTGCTCACTTCCTGTGCCTTGAGCTTCTGTCTCTCTACACTTAGACTGAAAGCTCCATGGAGGCAGAGGTTTTCTGATGCCTTTTTCTTACTGACGCTTCTCTCAAAGGCCACACAGTACTGGAGAAGCTAAGGGAACAAGTGCATGTTCCTCTTCCTATGGCCATGCTGGCTCTTTACTGAAAAGTAAGACAAGAACAGCTCTCAACCCTTTGGATATCTGTCATCTCCTTGAAAACTAGCTACTTCTTTCTAGCATCCTCATTTTCACCTCTGAATAGCCAGCAGCTTCCTTCATTCTCTATCTGCTAAGGACTGGGGAAACCAAACAACACATGCTAAAAACCATGTATTACATGGACTCCAAAACAGGGCCCTGTGGCCTTTCTTTGGCATGAAGTGCTTGTGCTGTGAGGGAAAGCATTATGGCAGGAACGTCTCCTCTCCCTGTGAAATCCTGGGGTCCCCTGACAATAAAACAGATAACTCTTTGACCAGATAGGAAAGCAAATAAGAAACAGAGTGTATCCAAGCACAGACCAAGCACAATCCACTGTCTGAAAGCTGCtagaaaaaagaacacaaaaaaacaagcagaactcatcagttaaaagcacttgctgctcataCAAAACCAACTTGAATTTGGTTTTTAGTACCCATGTTGGGCAGttcacaagtgcctgtaactctCACTCCAGGAGAGTCCaagcctcctctggcctccaccagcaCCTACATGACCTTTAACCCCAAGAAGGATACACATGCATAGACAcgattaaaataatgaaataaatattaaataaatgaaggCTAAGGCTCCAAGCCATGGGCAACTGCTGAGGCTGCAGCCACTCTCCaactgtaggcataaggttactgtgtaatacaaatgctgatttctgtatcccccaaatctggttgcaagccttgttctgagaatctccagTCCTAATGTTGTATAAACTCCGCTCTCCAGTGgtcccctgatatgtcaataaaacagcttgcagctgagcaggggagagaatagggctggacttcctgccaacCAGAGAGGATGAGTTAGAAGATGAAGTATGGGATTGAGCCAAGGAACTCAGTCATGGGTGGAGGTCCAGTAAGGATGAGAGGAActggagcaggaaagctacaaaatgCAAGTATCCCTCAGTTACATGCTGGGAATTAGCTTAGAGGGCTAAGCGTAGAGTAGTATGTGCTCAGTTActgtgctgtgaagcttattataaACAAATATGAAAGAGTCAATTATTTCTGTGATAGCTGGGTTGACAGGgataaagagaaataaacacagttataaaaaaaacaattgtAATACTCCACGGATGCCTTCTGAGCACTATGACTAACCACCAACTAAGCAGCTGTCAATCAGGAAGTGCCATGTGATAGTGCACCCAGTTTATAACCCTGCTCCTTAAAAACCCAGTCAAACTGACAAAGTTCACATACTGCTTTCAGAAGGATCAACCTAGCTACTTTTCATTAAAGACAGGCTCATTGTTTGACTGGGTCTGTAGCTAATGTGCACAGGTCCTGATACCAGcacaataagaaataaaacaaagcaaaaggacgtaagctcatctctctctctctctcagacccAGGATGCCCAAGCTCACCTCCTGAACTGAGCGTCCTCAGGTCCATCTCTGCATGAGGAGTAAAGCGCACTCGTAAAGGGGCTACGGGGGCCTCCTTCACCCAGCTGGGCACGACGCTGCAGGGTGCTCTGTCAGCTGTCCTGGCATGGCAAGAAGCATCCCACTGTGTCTCTGCACTGTGCCCCTGCAGGACCAAGGCACCTTCCACATTCCTTGGCCTAGCTGTGTCTTCTTCCAGAAAGCCCTTCAGATCCTGTGGGCCAAGCTGCTCTCCCACCAGACCCGTGCTGACCCCTCTGCTTGATTCCAGTGTCAAATCCACTGTCCTCTCTCTGTCCGCTGGTGAAGTGTGCTGGGTTTCTGCATTATCTTTGGActtctgtgagttttcctgtgaggTTCTGTCTTCAAGGCCTTTTGGTTTTTCCTCAGCACTACAGCAGGGCTGTGTTTTCTCTGAGAGCAGCCGCTGGTCATGACTGTCAGTTGTGCCATCGGACTGGGATTCAGCCCTTGGCCTCTGGTGGTTATTGTGGACACTGAAGTCCTCCAAAGGCTCCAGGTTCTGTGGTGAGTCATAGTCAGCGATGTAGGGCTTTATGTCTAGCACAGGTGTGCCGTTTATCATGTCGATTCCAGAGAGGTATACAGCCCCACCTGAAAGGGATAAAGATCCTTTTATGTGTTTAGAGTAGGCAATGGTACAGGCAAGCGGAGGAAAGACTATCCCCCCAGGTCTCTCTCAAATACCTGCCTGCACCTCACTGAGCCCTCTTACACTGTTCTGCCTAGAATCCCATATCTTCATCTGCCCAACTCCCACTCCTCAGGGCTCTCACAGAACAAGTCGTTTACAAACCTTCCTGGTTCTTTCTTCTGGATCCCACAGAGACACAAGTACAAACCTCCAAGCAAGCCTTTTCATACAGAACGGCAATGGCTTCCTGACACCTCTGTGCCTTGTCGGTGAGTGCCAGGCCCCCAGAACACGTTGCTTCACTGCCAGGCCACGCAGTCGCACACACAGTCCTCCATGCGTCACCAAGACCGACGTGTATTTCCAAGGTGGCAAGCAGACTTTAGAAGGCCTGACATGCTCCATGACTTGGTGCTCGTGTCCTGTGTAACCCCTTCCCTAAGTTCAGCTTACATCTAAGCCATAGAATATGGCAaaagaggaggctggagagatggctcagtggttaagagcactggctactcttccaaaagacccgggttcaattcccaacacccacatggcagcccacaactgtcagtcactccagttccaaaggattcggcaccttcacacagatatatacatgcaggtaaaacatcagTGCGTattaagttttctttaaaaaaacaaaaacaaaaacaaatgaatatgGCAAAGAGCTCTGTTAGCCTCTGATGATGATTCCCATATAGGACAACCTTGCTGACTCAACCCAATGAGCTCTTCCTGAAGCCTAATGAAGTGCACAGCCACGCTGGGAGCCCAGGTGGCAGGCAGCCATAGATGCCCTAGAAATGTGGGAAGCCTTTAGGACCTGATGGTGCCTCCGGCCAGTTCCAGCACAAAGCTGGAGCCCTCGATCCTACACCTATGAGGAAATTAACTCTCGTGACAAACAACCTCACTTCAGGGGACCAGCAAAGATGAGCCCATCCTGCTGACCCTGGAAAATAACAATGTCTTAAATACATCACCAAGGAGTGCTGTCTAAATAGATATACTCTGGATCATTTTGTTACACAGAACTAGAAATATGGCCATGAAGAGTCAAAAAATGTTAGCAGGGCAAAAGACCCTATAGCTAAATATTAAGTCTCCGGCTGTCCCACTGGATTGCTGTTGTCCACATTCTGCTCCTGGTGCAGAGCCACCTATCCTGACTCTCAGAACACTGACTGAATAAGAACCAAAGCACAGCCATCATGATAGTCATGAACTGTaatcttctgaaactgtaagccttgaacaaacactttcttttttaagctGCCTTCGTCAtctcttatcacagcaatagaaaagtaaccataACGTGGAGTTTGCATGAATGAGCAGAAATTGTGCTAGTGCTGTTGTCTAATTTGGTAAGCCTTCTTAACAAAACCAGGCAGATGAATTTGCTGGGAAAATACCAAACACTGTGCACAATTCAGCAGAGTTCAGGtcccaaaaagaacaaaatagcTTCTTGTCTATTTAGTCCAGTGTCCTGAAGAGCACTGAAAACCTGTTGTATTAGACCCCCAACAACAAggcgggtgtggtggtgcatgcctcccagaactctgggaggcagaggcaggcagattgatttgagttcaaggccagcctggtctacaaagtccaggacagctaaggctacacacagaaattctgtctcgggggagggggtggggggcagggaggaaacagcaacaaaagatcCCCAGCAACAGctcagtggtggtggcacacacctttaatcccagaggcagaggcagatggatctctgagtgtgacg encodes the following:
- the Trmo gene encoding tRNA (adenine(37)-N6)-methyltransferase isoform X1 gives rise to the protein MRGLEKHGSRAAAAPCGCAQPALETGNLLTEPIGYLESCFSAKIGTPRQPSICSNSRACLKIRKSIFNNPEHSLMGLEQFSHVWVLFVFHKNGHLNYKAKVQPPRLNGAKTGVFSTRSPHRPNAIGLTLAKLEKVEGGAVYLSGIDMINGTPVLDIKPYIADYDSPQNLEPLEDFSVHNNHQRPRAESQSDGTTDSHDQRLLSEKTQPCCSAEEKPKGLEDRTSQENSQKSKDNAETQHTSPADRERTVDLTLESSRGVSTGLVGEQLGPQDLKGFLEEDTARPRNVEGALVLQGHSAETQWDASCHARTADRAPCSVVPSWVKEAPVAPLRVRFTPHAEMDLRTLSSGDAGQMSFKYFRSTEEAKCAIEAVLSADPRSVYRRKLCQDRLFFFTVDIAHVTCWFGDGFAEVLRVKLASQPVQISELIDQGLERTPQPVQTCPAIVADDIPLLRQTGCL
- the Trmo gene encoding tRNA (adenine(37)-N6)-methyltransferase isoform X3, with translation MGLEQFSHVWVLFVFHKNGHLNYKAKVQPPRLNGAKTGVFSTRSPHRPNAIGLTLAKLEKVEGGAVYLSGIDMINGTPVLDIKPYIADYDSPQNLEPLEDFSVHNNHQRPRAESQSDGTTDSHDQRLLSEKTQPCCSAEEKPKGLEDRTSQENSQKSKDNAETQHTSPADRERTVDLTLESSRGVSTGLVGEQLGPQDLKGFLEEDTARPRNVEGALVLQGHSAETQWDASCHARTADRAPCSVVPSWVKEAPVAPLRVRFTPHAEMDLRTLSSGDAGQMSFKYFRSTEEAKCAIEAVLSADPRSVYRRKLCQDRLFFFTVDIAHVTCWFGDGFAEVLRVKLASQPVQISELIDQGLERTPQPVQTCPAIVADDIPLLRQTGCL
- the Trmo gene encoding tRNA (adenine(37)-N6)-methyltransferase isoform X2; this translates as MRGLEKHGSRAAAAPCGCAQPALETGNLLTEPIGYLESCFSAKIGTPRQPSICSNSRACLKIRKSIFNNPEHSLMGLEQFSHVWVLFVFHKNGHLNYKAKVQPPRLNGAKTGVFSTRSPHRPNAIGLTLAKLEKVEGGAVYLSGIDMINGTPVLDIKPYIADYDSPQNLEPLEDFSVHNNHQRPRAESQSDGTTDSHDQRLLSEKTQPCCSAEEKPKGLEDRTSQENSQKSKDNAETQHTSPADRERTVDLTLESSRGVSTGLVGEQLGPQDLKGFLEEDTARPRNVEGALVLQGHSAETQWDASCHARTADRAPCSVVPSWVKEAPVAPLRVRFTPHAEMDLRTLSSGDAGQMSFKYFRSTEEAKCAIEAVLSADPRSVYRRKLCQDRLFFFTVDIAHVTCWFGDGFAEVLRVKLASQPVQVTDPEESLVALGS